A stretch of the Vigna radiata var. radiata cultivar VC1973A chromosome 9, Vradiata_ver6, whole genome shotgun sequence genome encodes the following:
- the LOC106773879 gene encoding eukaryotic translation initiation factor 2 subunit alpha homolog produces MGPNLECRLYEARYPKVDMPMMIQAKNIADIAAYLSLLEYNNIEGMILFSELSRVQIWSVNNLIKVGHIEPVIVLRVDKEKGYIDLSKRRVSEENIQACEERFFYLLKKDFWKRSRASHC; encoded by the exons ATGGGTCCAAACCTAGAATGTCGTTTGTACGAGGCGAGGTACCCGAAGGTGGACATGCCGATGATGATACAGGCGAAGAACATCGCGGACATAGCTGCCTACTTGTCACTTTTGGAGTACAACAACATCGAGGGTATGATCTTGTTCTCGGAGCTCTCCCGCGTTCAGATTTGGAGcgtcaacaacctcatcaaggTGGGGCACATCGAGCCCGTCATAGTCCTCCGTGTCGACAAGGAAAAGGGTTACATCGATCTCAGCAAGCGTAGGGTCTCCGAAGAGAACATTCAGGCCTGCGAGGAGAG GTTTTTTTACCTGTTGAAGAAAGATTTTTGGAAGAGATCCAGGGCATCTCACTGTTGA
- the LOC106774243 gene encoding dnaJ homolog subfamily B member 1 — protein sequence MGVDYYKLLQVDRSASDEDLKKAYRRLAMKWHPDKNPNNKKDAEAKFKQISEAYDVLSDPQKRAVYDQYGEEGLKGQVPPPGAGGFSGGTDGGSTTFRFNPRSADDIFSEFFGFSSPFGMGDMGGRAGPSGFPRFGDDIFTSFSRNAAGEGSVNVPRKSAPIERTLQCSLEDLYKGTTKKMKISRDVIDASGRPTTVEEILTIEIKPGWKKGTKITFPEKGNEQRGVIPADLVFIIDEKPHGVFKRDGNDLVVTQKISLVEALTGYTAQLTTLDGRNLTVTTTSIISPTYEEVIKGEGMPIPKEPSKRGNLRIKFNIKFPSRLTSEQKTGIKRLLTSP from the exons ATGGGAGTGGACTATTACAAACTTCTTCAGGTAGATCGAAGTGCCAGCGATGAGGATCTCAAGAAAGCTTATCGAAGGCTTGCTATGAAGTGGCACCCTGATAAGAACCCTAACAATAAAAAGGATGCTGAAGCCAAATTCAAGCAAATCTCGGAAGCTTATGAT GTTTTGAGTGATCCACAAAAGAGGGCAGTGTATGATCAGTATGGTGAGGAGGGATTGAAAGGGCAGGTGCCACCTCCGGGTGCTGGTGGATTTTCCGGTGGCACTGATGGTGGATCAACGACTTTCCGGTTCAACCCTAGAAGTGCAGATGATATATTTTCGGAGTTCTTTGGGTTTTCGAGTCCCTTTGGAATGGGGGATATGGGTGGCCGTGCCGGTCCATCTGGCTTTCCCAGATTTGGGGATGACATTTTTACCTCTTTTAGTAGGAATGCGGCTGGAGAAGGCTCTGTCAATGTGCCAAGGAAAAGTGCACCTATTGAGAGAACCTTGCAATGCAGTTTGGAGGATTTATACAAAGGGACTaccaaaaaaatgaagatttccAGGGATGTGATTGATGCTAGTGG GAGGCCCACCACTGTAGAGGAAATTCTAACCATTGAGATCAAGCCAGGTTGgaagaaaggaacaaaaataacttttccaGAGAAGGGAAACGAACAAAGAGGAGTTATACCCGCTGatcttgtttttattattgatgaaaaacCGCATGGTGTCTTCAAAAGGGATGGCAATGATCTTGTTGTCACACAGAAAATATCCCTTGTTGAAGCTCTGACTGGTTACACCGCACAGCTGACAACTCTTGATGGCCGGAATCTTACCGTAACCACCACCTCCATCATCAGTCCGACATACGAAGAAGTGATCAAAGGAGAGGGTATGCCCATTCCCAAGGAACCTTCCAAAAGGGGAAACTTGAGGATCAAGTTCAATATCAAGTTCCCCTCTAGACTTACATCAGAGCAGAAAACTGGCATTAAACGATTATTGACATCTCCATAA